The genomic stretch ACTGCCCCAGAAGTGCTCAGCTGATGCCAGGAgcctgcagggcagtggaggagCTGGGCAAGGGCcggggagagaaggaaaatacCTTGATCCTTATTAGACTCCTTTCATTCAGAAAGGgtcccaaagtgctttgcagcACATGGCCCCACCACTGcagtgcagccccctctgggttggaacatggcagctgtttggCAGTCACATAGCACTGGGCTTGGCCGATTGGGCCAGGAAGGCAAGATGTCACTTGCTCTGGTTTTAAACCTGGGAGGCTTGCAGAAGCTGACCCAGAACCGATAACGCCCAGGGATGGCAGGCTCATTCTCCCAGGCTGCAGAGGGTCATGAGAGGCTGAATCCTTTGTGGCTTTTTGGAACTTGAGTTCACATTCGACCTGCTGGAAAATAAACAGCCTATTTGTGTATTTAGAAAACTCAGCCCAGCCCTTTCCTCAGAGTCCTGCTGGGCTCTAACAGACCCTGGATTCATGGCTGAGGGAAGCAAAATGATACAAAGCCGCTTTATTTGTCCCCACAAGCCACAGACCCCAAACGCTGGGCAGAGGTTGCGTCTCCGTGTGTGACTCCAGGGCAGATGGGAGGCAATAATAATGTGATTTACTTAGCTCCCTTCCTGCCAAAATCCCTCTGCAAACATCCCCTAGCTAGCCCTCCGGACAGCTTTAGAACTCAGCCCCATGTTATGgctagggaaaccgaggcacagaaggGCTTCCCCCAGGGCCAAACTGCGAGGTGGGCACGGAACCCAGGAATCCGTGATGCCCATCCCTTTGTGCAATCCATTAACCACGCTGCCCTTTCTCCTGGGGGGGTCCGACAGCTTTGCTGGGTGCATGGAAGTCTCGGTGCAtgcccagggcagccagtggCAACAGCAGCACCCCTCAGGCCTCAGCCCTGCCTCAGCAGGACCCCCTGGACCAGTCTGTGTGGCCCTGTCAGGCTGCTGATGGGCCCAGTGCTGTGGGCGCTTGTCCGTTGGAGCATGATCGGAGACAACCCGGTCGCTGTCTCATCCCACTGGCTGCCCACCGGCTGGCAGCCACATTCCTGCTAAAGCCGCTCGCTCTATGCACATGCCTCTGGCTGCTTGTCTTGTGCTTCTGCTTCAGGCCCGTGATCTCTACCTCTCTGCAACCTCAGCGCCcttctcctggcccagggcccctgCTCCGaaccctgccctggccccccccGGCTCATAAGAAACCAGCTTTGGTAGTGGAACAGCCTGGTCCAGTTTGCTGTTCCCTAGTGTCCTCCCCATCCAGCATCCAGCTTGCCTGCCCCAGAGTATGTAACACCAAGCTCCCTCCACCGGGCACTGAGACCCTGCTCTTGGGaatccccactgccccccagagCACTGGTAGGAGACAGGCCCTGCCTTGTGCTGGgccctggctcacagcctctgTCTGGGTGCTTCCTCCCATCGCTGCCCAGGGGTTAGTGAGGAAAGGGAGATGAAGATGGGacggatggggctggggggataAGGCTGTGCCCTCAGCCCCACTGGATCAGAAAAGCGCAGGATGAAGTCCTGGGTGGGGTCCTAGGGAGATCGCCCCCTACAGCCTTCTCCCTAGTCATGCAGGCAATGGTGGAGGGGCTGCCCAGCCCACAGCAGCCAGCCCCTGACCCCGGCCCGTGTGACTGTGGCTGAGTAGatgcccagtcaacctgtggaactcattgccaggggatgttgtgaaggccaaaagaatgAGATACGTTCCTGGAGCACAGGTCTATCAACGGCTACTAGCCAAGACGGTCAGGGGTACAACCGtttgctctgggtgtccctaaacctctgactgccagaagctgggactggacaacagccaggggacggatcactcgaGAATcgcctgttctgttccttccctgtgaagcacctggcCCCGgtcctgtcagagacaggacactgggctggatgggccattggtctgacccagtacggctgaTTGCACATTTTCATGACAGGGCATAGCGCATGCTAAAGGTGGCTTATATTCTCCCAGCTCTTTCCCTGCCCCGATGGTGGAATGGTGTTCCTGAGAATTGGGCCCAGGTGCCCACGGCCAAATGAGGGGAGACAGGCAAGAAGAAGGTTGAGACATTAACTGCGTCATGCAGGGGCTGGCAGGGCGGCTGGTGCGGGATAGGGGACGGCAGGTGTCTCAAAGCACAGCTATTCCCCATGGCCCATCACCCTCCCCCGGGTGGGTGAGCCCTGGAATTAGGGTGTCACTCATCTGACAACTCAGTCCAGTCCCGTGTGATTCTGACTCGTCGCCAGGGGTTTCGTCAGGAACCACCAGCTCTCCCGTGGCTGATCACCCTTTGATCATGCCATTGTCTCGTATCCAGCGCCGATGTCACTGGCTGCTTGGAATGGGGACCAACTGGCCAAACTCGACTGCAGGTCCAGCATCCAGAtgagccagtgtgtgtgtgtgtttgtgtgcgtgtgCGAGGTTTCTGTGTGGGACACAGAACTAGGCATGTGCACATCTGGGTTTCCCTAGTCTCATGGAGAAGCTGAGCGTGTCCCGGGTCAGTGAGAAAGCGAGGCCTGATCCCCACCGAGGAGTGCGGGATCAGAGCACGGCTCAGGATTTCAGTCGTCACTGAGTATCACGAAGTCTTGGCACTGGGAGCTCCCCGCCACGGCCAGGCCCCCTTGTCCTGAGCGCTGCACATACAGAGAGCAAGACaccggccctgccctgaagaatctAAGCAGGCAAAGGCTGGTTCATGGTCCCTGTTTTAGAGGTGGGGACCTGACACCCAAAGAAACAGAGACTGGCCCAGCACCATACAGGGGGGCTGCGGCACAGTTAGAAATGGACCCCCCTTCCTGAGGCCTAGTACAGGGTCCTTAGCTACCTGACCACGCAGCCCCTTGCTGGCGACTGGCAGGATTTCACAGTAGCCATGGCCAGGGGTGCGGGGACTGAGGAGAAAGCTATGAAGCCTGACTGCCTGGATCACGGGGCCCGACTCTCCGTGGCCCTTCGTACGATGCTGGCTGGCCCTTTCCCCCTGTGCCGTGCGGGAGCGAGCCAGCTCCCGGCAGTCGCTGCAGCTCTCTTGGCTTCACCGGAGCAACACGGATCGACCCCAGTGGACCATCCCACCCGAGGCAGTGGGGGAACCGGGCCCCCCCCCCTTGCCACCAGTGTGGCGCCCCCTGCAGGCTGCCATGGGCTGTGTTGCAAGGTGCCGGGGAACCTTTCCCCAGCGCCACGCCTGGGAGGGTGGGAAGGTACGAGCGCTTGGGTGTGTGCACCAGGGCAAGGAGGGACCGGTTGCTCCATTTCTTGATGACAAATGCTGGAAAATTTCCCGTGGTTGGAGTCTGGGTTGACTTGGGGCCGCGCCCCTCCCCCAGTTGGCCCAGGCTGCGGCTCTCTGCTGGGACCCAGCAACGCGGGGAGTGTCTGAGCAAATAGCCCCCCACTAACGTACCCCAGCAGCCGCCATGGGCCGCACTGCCTCTGCTGATCTCAGGCTGAGAAGCAGCTCCCCAGCCACCTCCCTTCGCCACCCACACGCCGTGAGCTGTGCACCCAGCTGTGCCCCCTCCCACGCCGCCTCCTCCCAAGGGCTGGAATCTGCTCCAGATGACTTAATCAGGAGGATTCCCGCTTTACCCTGGGGTAACTGGCATCACAACTCAGCCCGGGGCGCAGCCTTCAATGGGGACGTGGGGCAGCCCAGGATCTCTGCAGGGCTGagtccctgcccttcctccccaccaccgGGTCCTTGTCACGCCTGCTGCCCCATGTCTCTTTCTGGCCTGGGGTCACCCCTTGCCTGGCACTTGCTGGGGCCCTTCCAGCTGAGATGCACTGTCACCACCAGAACGGGCACTTTCCACCCTTCCCTCCATGGCTGGAGCTGGCCGCTCAGCAGGTGGGAGCTCCAGAATGGCCCAGTCTTGGGATCTCAGGCTACAAATTCCTCATCGCTCCAGCAAATCCCAGCCAAAGTGACCCAGGTCACCTGGCAGGAGCCAGAGCACTCACGGCCAGGCCAGAGAAGGGGCTATGGGGATGGCATCTCCACAAGATCAGCAAACAGCCACGGGCCTGGTTTTGCCAAGCTGCTTTCAGATGCAGCCTCCTGGCCTTTCCCCTCTGGCTGGGCCCTGGGTGATTCGGAGGCCCCAGGGCGCAGTGAATATTTGCTAGTGGCCAGGGACTCCTCCCTCTCTAACTAAGGGAGTTGGCTGCCGGGTGGGGCGAGGCCTCTGGGTCAGGGCAGTTCGGAGAAGTTCAAACAGGATGGACTAGCCGAAGAactcaaactaaatggaaggattaacagaaataaatctgcaactagagtttttgatttcaaaagggctgactttcaaaaattaaggaaattagttagggaagtggattggactgaagaacttatggatctaaaggtaaaggaggcctgggattactttaaatcaaagctgcagaagctatcggaagcctgtatcccaagaaaagggaaaaaattcataggcaggagttgtagaccaagctggatgagcaagcatcttagagaggtgattaagaagaagcagaaagcatacagggagtggaagatgggagggatcagcaaggaaagctacctaattgaggtcagaacatgtagggataaagtgagacaggctaaaagtcgagtagtgttggaccttgcaaagggaattaaaaccaatagtaaaaggttctatagccatataaataagaagaaaactaagaaagaagaagtggggccgctaaacactgaggatggagtggaggttaaagataatctaggcatggcccaatatctaaacaaatactttgcctcagtctttaataaggctaaagaggatcttagggataatggtagcatgacaaatgggaatgaggatacggaGGTAGATATGTttccatatctgaggtagaagcgaaactcaaacagcttaatgggactaaattggggggcccagataatcttcatccaagaatattaaaggaattggcacctgaaattgcaagcccattagcaagaatttttaatgaatctgtaaactcaggagtagtaccgaatgattggagaattgctaatatagttcctatttttaagaaaggaaaaaaaagtgatccggataactacagtctagttagtttgacatctgtagtatgcaaggtcctggaaaaaattttgaaggagaaattagttaaggacattgaagtcaatggtaaatgggacaaaatacaacatggttttacaaaaggtagatcgtgccaaaccaacctaatctccttttttgaaaaagtaacagattttttagataaaggaaatgcagtggatctaatttacctagatttcagtaaggcatttgataccgtgccacatggggaattattggttaaattggagaagatggggatcaatatgaacatcaaaaggtggataaggaattggttaaaggggagactgcaacaggtcctactgaaaggcgaactgtcaggttggagggaggttaccagtggagttcctcagggattggttttgggaccaatcttatttaatctttttattactgaccttgacacaaaaagtgggagtgtgctaataaagtttgcagatgatacaaagctgggaggtattgccaattcagagaaggatcgggatattatacaggaggatctggatgaccttgtaaactggagtaatagcaataggatgaaatttaatagtgagaagtgtaaggttatgcatttagggattaataacaagaattttagttataagttggggacgcatcaattagaagcaacggaagaggagaaggaccttggagtattggttgatcataggatgactatgagctgccaatgtgatatggctgtgaaaaaagctaatgtggttttgggatgcatcaggagaggcatttccagtagggataaggaggttttagtaccattatacaaggcactggtgagacctcacctagaatactgtgtgcagttctgatctcccatgtttaagaaggatgaattcaaactggagcaggtacagagaagggctattaggatgatccgaggaatggaaaacttgtcttatgaaaaaagaaaaggagtacttgtggcaccttagagactaacaaatttattagagcataagctttcgtgagctacagctcacttcatcggatgtgagctgtagctcacgaaagcttatgctctaataaatttgttagtctctaaggtgccacaagtactccttttctttttgcgaatacagactaacacggctgctactctgaaacctgtcttatgaaaggagacttaaggagcttggcttgtttagcctaactaaaagaaggttgaggggagatatgattgctctctataaatatatcagagggataaatacaggagagggagaggaattattaagctcagcaccaatgtggacacaagaacaaatgggtataaactggccaccaggaagtttagacttgaaattagacgaaggtttctaaccatcagaggagtgaagttttggaatagccttccaagggaagcagtgggggcaaaagatctatctggttttaagattctactcgataagtttatggaggagatggtatgatgggattttggtaagtaattgatctttaaatattcagggtaaataggactaatcccctgagatgggatattagatggatgggatctgagttacccaggaaagaattttctgtagtatctggctggtgaatcttgcccatatgctcagggtttagctgattgccgtatttggggtcgggaaggaattttcctccagggcagattggagaggccctgggggtttttcgctctcttctgtagcatggggcacgggtcacttgctggaggcttctctgctccttgaagtctttaaaccacaatttgaggacttcaatagctcagacataggtgaggtttttcataggagtgggtgggtgagattctgtggcctgcgctgtgcaggaggtcagactagatgatcagaatggtcccttctgaccttagtatctatgaatctataagaacaGGACCCGCGTTCCTGTCTCGCGCCATGAGACAGCAGCTCCCTCGGGTCGAGGTCTAGCAGCTGGGTAACCCTTTCCCCAGGGTGAGAAGCTACAAGGCTCTGCCCAGCTCCACTGAATGTGAGGCTCACGCGCACGGGGCATATATGACGCCCAGAGAAGCGTATCAGGCCTTCCCCACAGATGAGTCCACCCGGGGGTGCTCAGTCCTTTAGCTCACACTGTAGCGGCTCATGCATATGGTTgtagctgggcaaaatttttgtgCAAACCTTttatcactgaaaaatgcagattcgggGCGAGTGACACAATGGGTGAATTTGGGTCAATTTTGACTTGAGAAAGTTTCCCCCTGATTTTTCCGGCCTGCACCCACACTGACTATTTGGTGAGCCCGAGCCGCATGTGCTGTGTCCAGCTTCCACTCTGCGGCGCCTGGCTTCAAGCCCCGGCCCTTACAAAGAGAATGGTCATTGTGCACCTTAGCCCCAGGGGCCAGGATTGGGCACATGCTCTGGAGTCAGGCTCAGGGAGGAGCAGTCCCTGCCCTCCAGAAATAGCTCCCAGTGCCGGCCTAACCCTGGGATCTGTCTCACTCTGATGCAGCAAcgccagggcttaatttgtaatgaaagaggggctggggctcaagcaattaggtgccagggctcaagcaatagTTTACATTCATCagtgatgcagcaagcccagcgGTActggggctgtgaactgccaggcccagcagtgctggggctaagaactgccaggcccagcggtgccagggctctgaactgccaggcccagcggtgccagggctatgaactgccaggcccagaggtacCAGGGCTTAGCCCtgacaagccctggcacaaattaaacactgggaaATGCCCTCCCAGCCTAGTGCATAGCCGGGCTCTTCTCTATCTTTCTTCCGGGCATGCCTCAGTGTGGCTCATCTTTTTGCCGGGTgtctggggctccagccaggctgccAGTTTTGAATTTCAGggtttagtgatttttttcccctcaagcacTTGGAGGCCAGCAAGAGGAACACTGTTTTTCAGTCAGACCAGTCCCTTTGGCCGTTTCCCGCCAGGGCTCCCTTTGCCACTGGGAACAGCATCTGGAACGGTGCAAAGCCCCACGTTAGGGAGAGCGCGTTATTCCTGAGCTGGGAGGGAATGCGTTCAAGCCGATGTTCCTCATAAATAACTGACGATCAAAGGGAAACGCTTGTGTAATTTGAACCCCCAAATTAACTCAGGCTAATGAATTTTTCAAAGCCTAATATTAACAGAGATGATTTCACGGAGTCAAAAAACAGTTCAATCAAAACTCTCTCAGGTTTGGGGTCTGAATTTGTGCCCCCTGCTGGGTTTGCAGCTGATGGTGGCACCTGGTGGCATCTGGCAAGAACCAGAAAGTGTAACTGACTGAGTGAGGCCCAGGTGAAACAACTAGTCACCTTCTGGCCCTGGGAGGCAGGTGAAATGCGGGAGAAGCCGATGTAGACTCAGAGCTGGGATCTTTTGAACAACCCAGAGGTTTTGGGGACTAGATGGCAggaagccaggactagaacctagGGAAAATGAAGCCAGTGATTTGGGCCAGGCCTGTCACTggcaaaaaaagaagcaaaagcaaGAATGATCTGCATGAAATCTGTCCATCTGGGCTTCTGCTAGGGGTAGTCAGCTACCCAGGGGAGGGGGTTTGTCACAGGGAAACACTGGTTGCCTTTTATCCTTGCTGCAAGCACATCCCGCTGCATCACAAAGTGAAGCACAGTTTCCTGGCACTAGCTCTTCCCCTGGGTTTGCCAGGAGTCTCTGGAGTTAACTCGCTCCCATCCTCCCGTTTCCCTCACCTCTGCCGGCCTTAGCCCTGATCCACCAGatgcctctgtctgtctgtccttctctCTGTTTCTGGGCAAGGGGTGTGCATTTAGATCCCTAGATACTGCCTGGCCGGGACGATATTACCGATCGCTCGCTGGGGTGGGCAGTGACTTGCTCTAAACTTCGGATGTTGACTGAAGAAGGGGGGGCGGGTTGGGACGTGGGCGGCGTTTGTCCGACTGGAATGGGAAACATTACACCGCTCTGCTGAACTACTGGAACGGGGAGCTCTGTCCCCCAGGGCTGgctgcccgctccccctccccgctggcCGGGTATAAAACCATCGCTAGGGGACGTAGCCCTCCCTGTCTGCAGCTTCCTCCCAAGCGGCAAACCAGGGTAAGTGGCGATTCCCCTCCCTGATCTGGATTTGCCCCCTTCTGCCTCCCCAGCCCGGGCAAGGTGTTGCCCAGGGAGAGGTTCCTGGAactgggtgtgtttgtgtggcTGCTCCAGGGCCTGGGGCCTTTGTGCTATTTAACTGTGTCTGGTtccaagaggagaggaaagtctgGGGGGGCATCAGGGGGAGATCAGGAGCTGAGCCCCCCAAATCACCCTAACTCCCCCCCAGGGCCCCAGCAGCTCGGGCTGTTGTCTGGCTTCATGGCAGCCATCCTGTGCCGGGCCCTTGTGTCCAGGAGGTGGTGAGCTGGCCAGGAGAGCActtggggggatgtggggggcagaggagtggCACTTTCCTAAGTCCCAAGGATGGAGATGCCATGTCCCATCGCCTGCCCCCGGCACCGTGCCCAGCCAGCGAGGCTGTTGGTACCCCCCAGTCGGGCTGCACCAGGCTGGACCCCTCCGCACACTGGGGCCCTTTGTCTGCcaggctggctctggctggggatgatgTAAACATGTGGCTGAGCCAGGCTGGGTGAGTGTGCGCTGGTCAGCCAGCGCATCCAGCCCAGCTAGGAGCCGGACCGCAATGCCGCTCGCCCCCGCAACACCTGCCCGCTCGGAACCGGACAGAGACCTGCCAAACTCATTGCACATGTGCCAGAGAGCTTCCCATCCAAGTGGCTCACTGTCCCTGCTAACATGGGCGAGAGGGGAATGTCTGGGTAACGTCCTATCGGGGCCGAGAGCCAGCCGGTCccgcatctatctatctatctatctatctatctatctaacctcCAGACACCcgctctatctatctatctatgctcCCCACTGTACAGCTCTGGGTTCGGCTCTAAGGCGAGGCTCTCTCTGCCCTGTTTTCCCGCAGAGACTAACCGTTCAGAGTAGCTGCGCCAGACTGAGCTGAAGGTGCCCCCGCCTCCCACCTGCCCCGCCCGCCCCTGGGCAGCGGAGCCCAGCTCTCCCCAGCACCATGGCCGCGTGTGAGCTGACCGAGCTAGAGACGGCCATTGAGAAAATCGTCAGCATCTTCTTCACCTACGCGGCCCGGGAGGGCAAGAAGGGGACCCTGACGGCTGGGGAGTTCAAGGAGCTGGTCACGCTGCAGCTGCCCAACCTCATGAAGGtgccagcagagggtgggggtgggggggtgaaggTGTGCGTGTGATGGGGGCAtgtgtgatggggtgggagggtgtttACTGGCAGGAACGGCTATGCTAGGGGTGGCGCTCGGGGCGGGAGGATGGGGAGCATTGCGGGGGGATGGAGTTGTGGGGGCTCTAATGTCTTTCCCCTCGGTGCCGATGCTGCGTCTGGTTTCCAGGGaggttaattaataaaataataattaaggtTCCTGTGTGTGCTGGTCTCTCAGCCAGGTCTCAGAAGGCACCAGGATGAGacagtatctatctatctaatctatctccATACAAACCCCTCTCTTTATCCCCCTTGCAGTCTGTCTAATTGATACCATGGTACCAGAGGGACCCCACCTAGCCCAGAGTCCAGAAGCCGCCTGGTGCCGGTCCTGCTGCTCTAACCACGGGACCTGCGAGTGCCTGAGCCTACCCCCCGCTCCTGTGCTCTGCCCCCATTGGCACTCGGCACGGAGGAGAGGAAGTgtgctctgccctgctgctggggtgCTCAGcgctgggggctgggggcggcGGGCATCTGTGCCCAGCTGTGGAGATGCCTCCCTCTCCCACAGGAGCCTGTAGAACGTGatccctcccagctgcagggcagagctccctgctcccagccctctcAGCCCCATGCCTCCCCACGCGCGCCCTGGTCTGACCCCCTGGGCTCCATCCCTCCCTGGCCTTGCTCCATTGCAGCCAGCTGGTCCCTTGGCCCCGGCCCTGACcatctctcccccctgcccttcCTCGCAGGACGTGGGATCCCTGGATGAGAAGATGAGCAGCCTGGACGTGAACAATGATGAGGAGCTGAAGTTCAGCGAGTACTGGCGGTTGATTGGGGAGCTGGCCAAGGACATCAAGAAGGAGAAAGTGGGGAAGAAGAAGTGaccaggggcagggagggctggaGGGGCATCCAGGGCTGCTCGGGGCCGACCTGCTCACTCCAGCCATGAATAAAGCGTTCCCTCCATAGCTGAGCATGGCTCCATTCCTTAGGGTGAAGGAGGGGCTGGGTGTCCTGCTCCAGGCGGTTGTGATTCCCTGGCCCAGTCACCTCCTGGCTCTGTGCCAGGCCCTTGCCCCACACAACCGGAGCCCAGcagccagaggggctgggaggcgatgggagggcagggtctttggtGGAGGGGGGAGGACTGCCCTGGCCGAGCCTCTCCCACCAGGTCTTAGGGGACGCTGAGTCGCTGCAGAGATTACCGGTACCCCCCCGAAATCCTCAGCAGCaatcttcccccccactccccagggccCTGGCTACATTCTCCAAGGGACCTTTACTGAGCCATGGGTGACGATGTCTGGGTTTGAGACTCCCAACAGTGCCCGAGAGCCCAGGGGCTAAGCTCAGACTCAGCCTGGCTAATTcacccagcctccagcccccATGCCAGGAGCCATTAGCCCTGTCCTGTGCACAGATGGCGAAGCGACTTGCATGAGGTCACACAGCGAACTGGTGGCAGatcagtcctgactcccagccccactgctctagacactaggccccactcccctcccagagctaggaatggaacccaggagtcctgactcccagcccccctgctctagccactagtccccactccctcccagagctaggaatggaacccaggagtcctgactctcagcccccctgctctagccactcaGACATACAGAGAAGTCCCAGGGAGGCAGTGCCTAGCAGGGGATGGGCTGAGGAGAGGGATGGGGCCTTTGGGTAGCAGAGGAAAGTCATGAAGGACAAGTCTTGCCAGCCAGTCCTTTGCATGCTGGGCAGACCAGGACACCGGGGCCCCTCAGAGAGGCCTGCTGGGGTGGCCGTTGTGCTGAGAGGAGTGATCATCCTGGAGGAGCCTTCAGCACCAGAGGCCAGGAGCGTTTCCACCCTGCTAGTTCTCTGACCTGCTGCGCTGAACCCACGGGGCCTCCCCCTGCACGCTCCCTATGGCCACCGCCCGAGAGGCACCCGCCTGGGGCCTGGGGGGTGGCAGCTGTTCGCACAGGGACCCCTCACCCTCTGCTAAGATGCAGCCGTCTctggggtggaggcagcagcTGGTTACCAGCCCCTCAGAACACACCATGCCAGAGCAGCATAGGACAGGACAGGAAGACTCCTTAGTCCCGGGAAAGTATGTGGGAGTTTTAGCTTGGCTGCAGTCACTTACGCTGGTATTTGGCCAGGCCACAGGGGCTAACACCCAGGTGGCAGGGGCTATTCAGTGAACACCAGTGGCTCTGAGTTTTAGATTTCCCCTGGAAGGCATTGCCTCTGAGAGCAGTGCACCTCctagccctgggctggggcctcAGGGTCAGCATCGCCCAGCCCTGCTGGCCATTCCTGGCCTGGCCCCAGCGGTCCCCCATTCACATCCTGAGCCGGCCCCACCCACCTCGCTTGGGAAAGCTGACGAAATCCTGGCTCCAGGTGCTCTGGCTGCACGCCAGGAACACGCCTTCTGCCAGCGTATGCTAGCTTACGGCCGGGGCGCTGGGCTCGAAGCCGGCCAGGGCCCAGCTCCCAGGTTCCCCTTTGTGTCTCTGCAGTGGGGGCGTGGGGGCAGATGAGCTGCCCCCACAAGCTGGCACGTCCCGTGTCCCTGGTACTCTTTGTGCTGGGTGGTGACTcgggctgggaatggcaaacctgGCCGTGGAGTGGGAGGGGCCCCAGCCCCACGCTGGCCCCATGCCAGGCTATGAAATGAGACACCTTGCACCACAGCTATAACTTGCGGATAACTTGGTGAGGTGTCTCCCACTCACACC from Dermochelys coriacea isolate rDerCor1 chromosome 24, rDerCor1.pri.v4, whole genome shotgun sequence encodes the following:
- the S100A13 gene encoding protein S100-A13; translation: MAACELTELETAIEKIVSIFFTYAAREGKKGTLTAGEFKELVTLQLPNLMKDVGSLDEKMSSLDVNNDEELKFSEYWRLIGELAKDIKKEKVGKKK